From one Diachasmimorpha longicaudata isolate KC_UGA_2023 chromosome 8, iyDiaLong2, whole genome shotgun sequence genomic stretch:
- the LOC135165349 gene encoding adrenodoxin-like protein 2, mitochondrial, protein MALVRNLHRFISISRVQSTVNSSVFKKSNGTSFVRSASTTQPLQEKKEEVKVTFIRASGERIEVKGKIGDTLLDIVVNNEIDLDGYGACEGTLTCSTCHLILPKDVYDKLPDKPTDEENDMLDLASGLTETSRLGCQIILTSDLDGLEVRVPPTLYDARS, encoded by the exons ATGGCACTAGTCCGAAATTTGCATCGATTCATTTCAATATCTAGAGTACAATCCACAGTCAACTCAtctgtatttaaaaaatccaatggaACGAGTTTTGTGAGATCGGCTTCAACTACACAACCACTTCAGGAGAAAAAGGAAGA AGTAAAAGTGACATTCATAAGAGCAAGTGGAGAGAGAATTGAAGTGAAAGGAAAAATAGGAGACACACTCTTGGACATTGTTgttaataatgaaattgatttggATGGTTACG GTGCTTGTGAAGGAACGCTGACGTGTAGCACGTGCCATTTAATACTTCCAAAGGATGTTTATGATAAATTACCTGATAAACCAACGGACGAGGAGAACGACATGTTGGATCTAGCCTCTGGACTGACGGAaac GTCTAGACTTGGTTGCCAGATAATTTTAACGAGCGACCTGGATGGTCTCGAAGTTCGAGTGCCCCCCACGCTCTACGACGCTCGTAGCTGA
- the LOC135165322 gene encoding uncharacterized protein LOC135165322, with protein MLKHIPTVQPSSNGSRNQHHHPHNHSIHLHHNDYGSQTIAGNHHHFTTGHPTTSTRLPRVCHDQSGIYDSLHPLPKTREPSVHRHPLTHSQLSVNNLSRLNHSHGLNLSTLSTSKHSIDSASPVVGNDIHPSTNHSIHHYHHHLGHGVMGSHLQDRPQVNGGLDISRISRLPSQTTPSPPVPVHPPVAVQQIATISGTNGAQVVPVLDNSWMSFCLKGKGGLNNKNPEDGVKEMLTFLGLLCLVSLLLAMLSHIFLLKMSPLKVTPSSLISPEEYTIVYEVTLALCALALSLNLCCLLVCAIQFLFAMKLVKSSYNQSHRTNMYLQKSSLSRMCAVGGFFVSIPVFLTGMILYTFIQFHSTPAIVMSVFIGLGIVFCGCAMVHNVFVWQREKTNAVKALARAQCEAAAQLQRQQQMQQAQQLATIPRGTSTIPRGNCTTPKHINSTLPHHPRGMHPQSQVHQQSHDVLRHAQMSPALLTLSASPAAHNHSSIDVHRVPASAPTTPTGDRTPTSPVNKSINRSQHQMREASGSVSPGMPTATLDLSSAANTNSPHELSTLV; from the exons ATGCTAAAGCACATACCGACGGTTCAGCCGTCCTCGAATGGCTCGCGAAATCAGCATCATCATCCCCACAACCACAGCATTCACCTCCATCACAACGACTACGGCAGCCAAACGATAGCCGGAAATCATCATCATTTCACAACAGGTCATCCAACTACGTCAACTCGACTTCCGCGTGTTTGTCACGATCAGTCAGGAATATATGACTCCCTCCACCCACTCCCAAAGACCCGCGAGCCCTCAGTTCATCGCCATCCCCTGACTCACAGCCAGTTGAGTGTCAACAATCTCTCAAGATTGAATCACTCACATGGTCTGAATTTGTCAACCCTGTCGACCTCGAAGCACTCGATCGACAGTGCAAGCCCAGTTGTTGGTAATGATATTCATCCATCAACTAATCACTCGAttcatcattatcatcatcaccTTGGCCATGGAGTCATGGGTTCGCACCTGCAGGATAGGCCACAGGTGAACGGTGGGTTGGATATTTCGAGGATCTCCAGATTACCCAGCCAAACGACACCCTCACCACCTGTTCCTGTTCATCCACCTGTTGCTGTACAGCAAATAGCTACTATCTCGGGGACTAATGGTGCTCAGGTTGTACCGGTGCTGGACAACTCATGGATGTCGTTCTGCCTGAAAGGAAAGGGGGGTCTTAATAATAAGAATCCCGAGGACGGGGTCAAGGAGATGCTCACATTTCTCGGGCTACTGTGCCTGGTCTCGCTGCTACTGGCGATGCTGTCCCACATATTCTTGCTGAAGATGTCGCCGTTGAAGGTGACACCGAGTAGTCTTATTAGTCCGGAGGAGTATACGATTGTTTATGAGGTGACTTTGGCACTGTGTGCACTGGCCCTGTCGCTGAATCTTTGCTGCTTGCTGGTCTGCGCGATTCAGTTCCTCTTTGCTATGAAGCTGGTGAAGAGCTCCTATAATCAGAGTCATCG TACAAATATGTACCTGCAAAAATCATCACTAAGTAGGATGTGCGCTGTCGGTGGATTCTTCGTCAGCATTCCAGTATTCCTCACCG GTATGATACTCTAcacatttattcaatttcactcGACGCCAGCGATAGTCATGTCTGTTTTTATTGGCCTTGGAATTGTCTTCTGTGGCTGCGCTATGGTACACAATGTCTTTGTGTGGCAAAGA GAGAAGACAAATGCCGTGAAAGCGCTTGCGCGGGCGCAATGCGAAGCGGCAGCGCAGCTGCAGCGTCAACAGCAGATGCAACAGGCCCAGCAACTGGCCACCATCCCACGTGGCACATCTACCATCCCACGTGGCAACTGTACAACACCGAAACACATTAATTCAACCCTGCCCCATCATCCCCGAGGAATGCACCCCCAATCACAGGTGCACCAGCAGTCGCACGATGTACTGAGGCACGCGCAGATGTCACCGGCACTGTTGACCCTGTCAGCAAGTCCAGCCGCCCACAATCACTCCAGCATCGATGTCCACAGGGTTCCAGCGAGTGCTCCAACTACGCCAACTGGTGATAGAACTCCAACGAGTCCTGTTAACAAGTCAATCAATCGATCACAGCATCAGATGCGCGAGGCCAGTGGCAGTGTCAGTCCTGGAATGCCAACTGCCACTTTGGACCTCAGTAGTGCTGCTAATACTAACAGTCCTCACGAGCTCTCTACTCTCGTTTAA